The Streptomyces sp. Alt3 genome has a segment encoding these proteins:
- a CDS encoding SchA/CurD-like domain-containing protein: MANVSERISQSAFDGSRLRVILMMDLYDGAQNEFLEAYEHMRNQVASIPGHISDQLCQSIENPSQWLITSEWESAPPFLAWVNSEEHVATVQPLHNCVRDTRSLRFSVLRETGVAFENTSEKSKGGLQAAPRLGDGVVRHALTFTVKPGTEEMVAKLLSDYDSPQARVDENTRLRRTSLFMHGNRVVRAVEVEGDLMAALRHVSRQPEVRAVEEAINPYLEQDRDLSDPDSARMFFTRAALPTVHHVKAGRHAPEDVQRHSLFYQAKEGCGMALARLLAGQDEEAANDASSPIESSTIFQRDDVVVRLLEVKGPLGAQPTQALGIGGPRKAAMLGRLLDGGANGMPTTDQEAARFLAQAEMNLITDRRATES, encoded by the coding sequence ATGGCAAACGTCTCGGAACGCATATCCCAGTCGGCCTTCGACGGATCGAGGCTCCGGGTCATATTGATGATGGACCTGTACGACGGTGCCCAGAACGAGTTCCTCGAAGCGTACGAGCACATGCGCAACCAGGTCGCCTCGATCCCCGGGCACATCAGCGACCAGCTGTGCCAGTCCATCGAGAACCCCTCGCAGTGGCTCATCACCAGCGAGTGGGAGAGCGCGCCTCCCTTCCTCGCCTGGGTGAACAGCGAGGAGCACGTGGCGACGGTCCAGCCGCTGCACAACTGCGTCCGTGACACCCGCTCTCTTCGCTTCAGCGTCCTCCGGGAGACCGGCGTGGCCTTCGAGAACACCTCGGAGAAGTCCAAGGGCGGCCTGCAGGCCGCTCCGCGACTCGGCGACGGCGTCGTTCGGCACGCCCTCACCTTCACGGTGAAGCCGGGCACGGAGGAGATGGTCGCGAAGCTTCTCTCCGACTACGACTCCCCGCAGGCCCGCGTCGACGAGAACACCCGGTTGCGCCGCACCTCGCTCTTCATGCACGGAAACCGTGTCGTGCGCGCGGTCGAGGTCGAAGGGGACCTCATGGCGGCACTCCGTCACGTCTCCCGTCAGCCCGAGGTCAGGGCCGTCGAGGAGGCCATCAACCCGTACCTGGAGCAGGACCGCGACCTCAGCGATCCCGACTCCGCCCGGATGTTCTTCACCCGGGCCGCGCTCCCGACCGTCCACCACGTGAAGGCAGGGCGTCACGCGCCCGAGGACGTCCAGCGGCACTCGCTGTTCTACCAGGCCAAGGAAGGCTGCGGCATGGCACTGGCCAGGCTGCTCGCCGGTCAGGACGAGGAGGCGGCGAACGACGCCTCGAGCCCCATCGAGAGCAGCACGATCTTCCAGCGCGACGACGTCGTGGTGCGGCTCCTCGAAGTGAAAGGCCCGCTCGGCGCACAGCCCACGCAGGCCCTCGGCATCGGCGGCCCCCGTAAGGCGGCCATGCTGGGCCGGCTGCTCGACGGCGGTGCGAACGGCATGCCGACGACCGACCAGGAGGCCGCGCGCTTCCTCGCGCAGGCCGAGATGAACCTGATCACCGACCGTCGGGCCACCGAGTCCTGA
- a CDS encoding acyl carrier protein: MNDRLTYEELAVLMKNGAGLTVDPSAMADRPGSAFDEYGLDSLGLLGIVAALENRYGRPLPADADRCKTPGEFLDLVNNTPVTGV; this comes from the coding sequence ATGAACGATCGACTGACGTACGAAGAGCTGGCCGTGCTCATGAAGAACGGCGCCGGCCTCACGGTGGACCCGTCGGCGATGGCCGACCGCCCCGGCTCGGCCTTCGACGAGTACGGCCTGGACTCGCTCGGCCTGCTCGGCATCGTGGCCGCGCTCGAGAACCGCTACGGGCGCCCCCTGCCGGCCGACGCCGACCGGTGCAAGACCCCGGGCGAGTTCCTCGACCTCGTGAACAACACCCCAGTGACAGGAGTCTGA
- a CDS encoding sortase, which produces MRNTRIGAGICLAVGSLALAAPVAAAAAGPSGEQTIHISPAKASPGSQVTVSTRACGKETYGKGTSVAGGAFHLFAGDRDGVLVGVFDIPAGTRPGIDTVTVKCPPRIKITDTYRIVERAPSGGVDAGFGAPADHGTQLAAGSVLLAAAAAGGVVRLRRRTAETRT; this is translated from the coding sequence ATGCGCAACACACGCATCGGCGCGGGTATCTGTCTGGCCGTAGGCTCTCTCGCTCTGGCTGCCCCGGTAGCCGCAGCGGCGGCCGGCCCGTCCGGTGAACAGACCATTCACATCAGTCCGGCGAAGGCCTCGCCCGGCTCACAGGTCACCGTCAGTACCAGAGCCTGCGGCAAGGAGACCTACGGCAAGGGCACATCGGTGGCAGGAGGGGCCTTCCACCTCTTCGCCGGCGACCGGGACGGCGTACTCGTCGGGGTGTTCGACATCCCCGCGGGGACGCGGCCCGGCATCGACACCGTCACGGTGAAGTGCCCGCCGCGGATCAAGATCACGGACACCTACCGGATCGTCGAGCGCGCTCCCAGCGGTGGCGTCGACGCCGGCTTCGGGGCGCCCGCCGACCACGGCACGCAGCTCGCCGCAGGCAGCGTCCTGCTCGCGGCAGCGGCGGCCGGGGGAGTGGTCAGGCTGCGCCGCCGGACCGCCGAGACCCGCACCTGA
- a CDS encoding cupin domain-containing protein, with product MTTHRPRIVDLSETQPNRRRGGDLRAMLTPTAVGATSGFMGLAIVDPGDRIGEHYHPYSEEFVYVVDGLLEVDLDGETLAMRRDQGLLIPPHVRHRFRNVGDTEARMVFHLGPLAPRPELGHVDTEVTETADPSDGYAPPERTGAAS from the coding sequence ATGACCACCCACCGGCCTCGCATCGTGGACCTCAGCGAGACTCAGCCCAACCGCAGGCGCGGAGGCGACCTGCGCGCCATGCTCACCCCCACGGCGGTGGGCGCCACCAGCGGTTTCATGGGGCTGGCCATCGTCGACCCCGGTGACCGCATCGGTGAGCACTACCACCCGTACTCCGAGGAGTTCGTGTACGTCGTGGACGGACTCCTCGAAGTGGACCTGGACGGGGAGACTCTCGCCATGCGGCGTGACCAGGGCCTGCTGATCCCGCCGCACGTCCGCCACCGCTTCCGCAACGTGGGTGACACGGAGGCGCGCATGGTCTTCCACCTCGGCCCGCTCGCCCCGCGCCCAGAACTCGGCCACGTGGACACCGAGGTCACGGAGACCGCGGACCCCAGTGACGGCTACGCGCCGCCAGAACGAACGGGGGCGGCCTCGTGA
- a CDS encoding DUF1348 family protein, whose protein sequence is MPPAVLLTRKWARELDHRLVEGLWAHDDSRIDVRSAYRVA, encoded by the coding sequence ATTCCTCCGGCTGTCCTTCTGACCCGCAAGTGGGCCCGTGAGCTGGACCACCGCCTGGTCGAGGGACTGTGGGCGCACGACGACAGCCGGATCGACGTGCGCTCCGCCTACCGAGTGGCGTGA
- a CDS encoding alpha/beta fold hydrolase, whose product MPIFSTYDGTELAYHLVGEGEPLICLPGGPMRAARYFGDLGGLSRVRQLVLFDLRGTGESAVPEDTSTYAIDRLVDDVEALRVHLGLEQADLLGHSAAGELAALYAAKYPQRLRSLTLVTPAAGTLGLPATDQDRRDAAALRAHEPWYAEARAALDEIQAGRATPEVWAGIRPFMYGRWDAAAQAHAAESPAQRNAVAGSLYYPESGLDTAAAVAVLRALPVPVLVLAGEYDGGPTPDRAAELAALFPHAEFVVQRGAGHFPWMDGPGDFARAVAAFLDPGVSSVQAGGIRLAHRTWGDPSAPPVVLAHGRGGSSLDWTGIAEQLAARHRVYALDFRGHGLSDWPGRYSFEFFRDDLHAFLEARNLSGATVIGHSMGGVAALLLAQRYPALIGALVIEDAPLLLPLDPPRPPAERPSEEPGFDWQVVPSIDAQLNDPDPEARERLGEITAPTLVVGGSRSHIDQGQLEWTARQIPGGRFTSVDAGHLVHTDNPTAFLAALRAFGTG is encoded by the coding sequence ATGCCGATCTTCAGCACGTACGACGGAACCGAACTCGCCTACCACCTGGTGGGCGAGGGAGAACCTCTGATCTGCCTGCCGGGCGGCCCCATGCGGGCCGCCCGCTACTTCGGCGACCTCGGCGGCCTGTCCCGGGTACGGCAGCTCGTACTGTTCGACCTGCGGGGCACCGGGGAATCAGCTGTCCCCGAGGACACCTCGACCTACGCGATCGACCGCCTCGTCGACGACGTCGAGGCGCTCCGCGTGCACCTCGGCCTCGAACAGGCCGACCTGCTCGGCCACTCCGCCGCCGGGGAACTCGCGGCGCTCTACGCGGCGAAGTACCCGCAGCGGCTGCGCTCCCTCACGCTCGTCACCCCTGCGGCGGGCACCCTGGGCCTCCCCGCCACCGACCAGGACCGGCGCGATGCCGCAGCGCTGCGCGCCCACGAACCCTGGTACGCCGAGGCCAGGGCCGCGCTCGACGAGATCCAGGCCGGACGTGCCACCCCCGAGGTCTGGGCCGGCATCAGGCCGTTCATGTACGGCCGCTGGGACGCCGCCGCCCAGGCGCACGCCGCGGAATCCCCCGCGCAGCGGAACGCCGTGGCAGGCTCGCTCTACTATCCCGAGAGCGGCCTGGACACCGCGGCCGCCGTTGCCGTACTCCGGGCACTGCCGGTGCCCGTGCTCGTCCTCGCGGGGGAGTACGACGGTGGCCCCACCCCCGACCGCGCGGCCGAACTCGCCGCGCTCTTCCCGCACGCGGAGTTCGTCGTGCAGCGCGGCGCCGGCCACTTCCCGTGGATGGACGGCCCCGGTGACTTCGCCCGCGCGGTCGCCGCCTTCCTCGACCCCGGCGTCAGCAGCGTCCAGGCCGGAGGTATCCGCCTCGCCCACCGCACCTGGGGCGATCCCTCCGCCCCGCCCGTCGTGCTCGCGCACGGAAGGGGCGGGAGCAGCCTGGACTGGACAGGCATCGCCGAACAGCTCGCGGCCCGTCACCGGGTGTACGCCCTCGACTTCCGGGGACACGGCCTCAGCGACTGGCCGGGCCGCTACTCCTTCGAGTTCTTCCGCGACGACCTGCACGCCTTCCTGGAGGCCCGCAACCTCTCCGGTGCCACAGTGATCGGACACTCCATGGGCGGCGTGGCGGCACTCCTGCTCGCCCAGAGGTACCCGGCACTGATCGGGGCACTGGTCATCGAGGACGCGCCGCTCCTGCTCCCGCTCGACCCGCCCCGCCCGCCGGCCGAGCGGCCGTCGGAGGAGCCTGGCTTCGACTGGCAGGTCGTGCCGTCCATCGACGCCCAGCTCAACGACCCGGACCCGGAGGCACGGGAGCGCCTGGGTGAGATCACAGCCCCCACGCTCGTCGTCGGAGGATCCCGCAGCCACATCGACCAAGGCCAGCTGGAGTGGACGGCCCGGCAGATACCCGGAGGGCGGTTCACCTCCGTCGACGCCGGTCACCTCGTGCACACCGACAACCCGACGGCGTTCCTCGCCGCCCTCAGGGCGTTCGGGACCGGCTGA
- a CDS encoding FAD-dependent oxidoreductase, with amino-acid sequence MNENADLRVPVLIVGGSLVGLSTSLFLSRLGVRHLLVEKHSSTSTHPRGRGNNVRTMEVFRTAGAEQLIRDAASVLADNHGILQAGSLTGDDQEWLFKEIDPGGGLARFSPSGWCLCSQNDLEPVLVTHARAQGSELRFSTELLSFEQDADGVTAVVKDRETGEHTTVRADYLVAADGPRSPVREQLGIGQTGPGDLFHNVSITFRSRRLASVVGDRRFIVCYLTNPEADGALLPVDNVERWVFHAPWQPDRGETLEDFTDERCAEHIRKAVGAPDLDVEITGKAPWHAAERVAERYGSGRVFLAGDSAHEMSPTGAFGSNTGIQDAHNLAWKLAAVLDEAAGPGLLRTYEAERLPVARATSARASARSSEHSHPGYAGSPGPGNGRKGGMLTVALGYRYARGAVLGADPDLPVVPEGMGLTGEPGTRAPHMWLGRAGGRVSTLDLYEKSFVLLCDARYQEWRPAAEQVAKRLSVPLQAFGIGSAPGADLESEDGADWAASHGTSAEGAVLVRPDGFVAWRSESAAADPEATLYEVMMTLLHRD; translated from the coding sequence ATGAACGAGAACGCCGACCTCCGCGTACCGGTCCTCATCGTGGGCGGGTCCCTGGTGGGCCTGTCCACTTCCCTCTTCCTGAGCCGGCTCGGAGTCCGCCACCTGCTGGTCGAGAAGCACAGCAGCACCTCGACGCACCCTCGAGGACGCGGGAACAACGTCCGCACGATGGAGGTGTTCCGCACCGCGGGTGCGGAGCAGCTCATCCGTGACGCCGCGTCCGTACTGGCGGACAACCACGGGATCCTCCAGGCCGGGTCGCTCACCGGGGACGACCAGGAGTGGCTGTTCAAGGAGATCGACCCGGGCGGCGGGCTCGCCAGGTTCAGCCCGAGCGGCTGGTGCCTGTGCAGCCAGAACGACCTGGAGCCGGTGCTGGTGACCCATGCCCGGGCTCAGGGGAGCGAGCTGCGCTTCTCCACTGAGCTGCTGTCCTTCGAGCAGGACGCGGACGGGGTCACCGCCGTGGTGAAGGACCGGGAGACCGGGGAGCACACCACGGTGCGGGCCGACTACCTCGTGGCGGCCGACGGACCACGCAGCCCTGTACGGGAGCAGCTGGGTATCGGCCAGACGGGTCCGGGCGACCTCTTCCACAACGTGAGCATCACGTTCCGCTCGCGCCGGCTCGCCTCCGTGGTGGGCGACCGGCGTTTCATCGTCTGCTATCTGACCAACCCGGAGGCGGACGGGGCGCTGCTGCCGGTGGACAACGTGGAGCGCTGGGTCTTCCACGCCCCGTGGCAGCCCGACCGGGGCGAGACCTTGGAGGACTTCACCGACGAGCGGTGCGCCGAGCACATCCGCAAGGCGGTGGGAGCGCCCGACCTGGACGTCGAGATCACGGGTAAGGCTCCGTGGCACGCGGCCGAGCGGGTCGCCGAACGGTACGGCTCCGGCCGGGTCTTCCTGGCGGGCGACTCGGCGCACGAGATGTCACCCACCGGGGCGTTCGGCTCCAACACGGGTATCCAGGACGCGCACAACCTGGCGTGGAAACTGGCGGCTGTGCTCGACGAGGCGGCGGGTCCGGGACTGCTCCGCACGTACGAGGCGGAGCGGCTGCCGGTGGCACGGGCCACGAGCGCGCGCGCCTCGGCCCGTTCGAGCGAGCACAGCCACCCGGGGTACGCCGGCTCGCCGGGCCCGGGCAACGGCCGCAAGGGCGGCATGCTCACGGTCGCGCTCGGGTACCGCTATGCGCGGGGCGCCGTTCTCGGCGCCGACCCGGACCTCCCGGTGGTTCCCGAGGGCATGGGTCTGACGGGCGAACCCGGCACGCGAGCACCTCACATGTGGCTCGGCCGGGCCGGCGGGCGTGTGTCGACCCTGGACCTCTACGAGAAGTCGTTCGTGCTGCTGTGCGACGCCCGGTATCAGGAGTGGCGTCCGGCGGCGGAGCAGGTGGCGAAGCGCCTCTCGGTCCCCCTGCAGGCCTTCGGGATCGGTTCCGCGCCGGGTGCGGACCTGGAGTCCGAGGACGGGGCGGACTGGGCCGCTTCCCACGGCACGTCGGCCGAGGGCGCCGTTCTGGTGCGCCCCGACGGATTCGTGGCCTGGCGCTCCGAGAGCGCTGCGGCGGACCCGGAGGCGACGTTGTACGAGGTCATGATGACCCTGCTCCACCGCGACTGA
- a CDS encoding ketosynthase chain-length factor: protein MNAPATPARRSSVITGIGVVAPNGTGAGAFWKQTQEGVSVLDLVSREGCENLPLRVAGEVRDFDPVAFIEERFLVQTDRFTHYAMAAADLALDDARLGRADYEGAPFKVGVVTAAGSGGGEFGQRELQRLWGEGSRYVGPYQSIAWFYAASTGQISIRGGFKGPCAVVASDEAGGLDALMHAGRSIRRGTDAVVVGAAEAPLAPYSVVCQLGYADLSLCDEPTRAYRPFTADACGFVPAEGGAMLVVEEETAARERGARIRAELAGHAATFTGAARWVESRAGLARAIEGALREADCAPEEIDVVFADAMGVPAADRAEALAIADALGPHGRRVPVTAPKTGTGRAYCGAPVLDTSAAVLAMEHGLIPPTPNVFEVCHDLDVVTGRARPAELRTALVLSRGLMGSNAALVLRRPTDTPV from the coding sequence ATGAACGCCCCGGCAACCCCGGCACGCCGCAGTTCCGTCATCACGGGGATCGGTGTCGTCGCCCCCAACGGGACCGGCGCCGGTGCTTTCTGGAAACAGACCCAGGAAGGTGTCAGCGTCCTCGACCTCGTGTCCCGCGAGGGGTGCGAGAACCTTCCGCTGCGGGTCGCGGGAGAGGTCAGGGATTTCGATCCGGTCGCGTTCATCGAGGAGCGCTTCCTGGTCCAGACCGACCGCTTCACGCACTACGCGATGGCGGCAGCCGATCTCGCCCTGGACGACGCGCGCCTCGGACGCGCGGACTACGAGGGCGCTCCGTTCAAGGTGGGCGTGGTCACCGCCGCCGGATCCGGTGGCGGTGAGTTCGGCCAGCGCGAGCTGCAGAGGCTGTGGGGTGAGGGATCACGGTACGTCGGCCCCTACCAGTCCATCGCCTGGTTCTACGCGGCCAGCACCGGCCAGATCTCGATCCGGGGCGGCTTCAAGGGGCCCTGCGCCGTCGTGGCCAGCGACGAGGCCGGCGGTCTCGACGCACTCATGCATGCCGGACGGTCCATCCGTCGGGGTACGGACGCGGTCGTCGTGGGTGCGGCCGAGGCACCGCTCGCACCGTACTCGGTCGTCTGCCAGCTCGGCTACGCAGACCTCAGCCTCTGTGACGAACCCACCCGCGCCTACCGGCCGTTCACGGCGGACGCCTGCGGATTCGTGCCGGCCGAGGGCGGAGCCATGCTGGTGGTCGAGGAGGAGACGGCGGCCCGCGAGCGCGGTGCCAGGATCCGGGCCGAACTGGCCGGTCACGCCGCCACCTTCACCGGTGCTGCCCGGTGGGTGGAGTCCCGCGCGGGACTCGCCCGGGCGATCGAAGGGGCGCTCCGCGAGGCGGACTGCGCGCCGGAGGAGATCGATGTCGTCTTCGCGGACGCGATGGGCGTGCCCGCGGCGGACCGCGCCGAGGCCCTGGCGATCGCCGATGCCCTGGGCCCGCACGGGCGCCGTGTCCCGGTGACGGCGCCAAAGACCGGGACGGGCCGCGCCTACTGCGGCGCACCCGTGCTCGACACGTCCGCCGCGGTGCTCGCCATGGAGCACGGCCTGATCCCGCCGACGCCCAACGTCTTCGAGGTGTGCCACGACCTCGACGTCGTCACCGGGCGCGCACGCCCCGCCGAACTGCGGACGGCGCTCGTGCTGAGCCGAGGCCTCATGGGTTCGAACGCGGCCCTGGTGCTGCGGCGTCCCACCGACACCCCAGTGTGA
- the paaK gene encoding phenylacetate--CoA ligase PaaK has translation MTALLDAGERLGRDELESLQLERLRATLRHAYENVGFYRAAFDKAGLRPEDCRTLADLSRFPFTVKSDLRDNYPFGMFAVPEDRVRRIHASSGTTGRPTVVGYTERDLDTWADVVARSIRAAGGRAGHKVHVAYGYGLFTGGLGAHYGAERLGCTVIPASGGMTARQVQLIQDFRPEIIMITPSYMLTLLDEFERQGVDPRTTSLKVGIFGAEPWTEQMRAEIEERFAIDAVDIYGLSEVMGPGVAQECVETKDGLHIWEDHFYPEVVDPFTGEVLPDGEEGELVFTSLTKEAMPVIRYRTRDLTRLLPGTARTFRRMEKVTGRSDDMVILRGVNLFPTQIEEIVLRTPGVAPHFQLRLTREGRLDALTVRAEARAGATTTEREAAALSIAAAVKDGVGVSVGVEIVDPETLERSVGKIRRIVDLRKDG, from the coding sequence ATGACCGCGCTGCTGGACGCCGGCGAGCGGCTCGGCCGCGACGAGCTCGAGTCCCTGCAGCTTGAGCGGCTCCGGGCCACACTGCGGCACGCCTACGAGAACGTCGGGTTCTACCGTGCGGCCTTCGACAAGGCGGGGCTGCGCCCCGAAGACTGCCGGACGCTCGCCGATCTCTCCCGCTTCCCGTTCACCGTCAAGTCCGATCTGCGCGACAACTACCCGTTCGGGATGTTCGCCGTTCCCGAGGACCGGGTGCGGCGCATCCACGCCTCCAGCGGCACGACCGGCCGGCCCACGGTCGTCGGGTACACCGAGCGTGACCTGGACACCTGGGCGGACGTAGTCGCCCGGTCGATCAGGGCGGCGGGCGGACGGGCGGGCCACAAGGTCCATGTGGCGTACGGCTACGGCCTGTTCACCGGGGGCCTCGGCGCTCACTACGGAGCGGAACGCCTCGGCTGCACCGTCATTCCCGCGTCCGGGGGCATGACGGCGCGCCAGGTGCAGCTGATCCAGGACTTCCGTCCCGAGATCATCATGATCACGCCCTCGTACATGCTGACCCTGCTGGACGAATTCGAACGCCAGGGGGTCGATCCCCGCACGACGTCGCTGAAGGTCGGCATCTTCGGCGCGGAGCCGTGGACGGAGCAGATGCGCGCCGAGATCGAGGAGCGGTTCGCCATCGACGCGGTCGACATATACGGGCTCTCGGAGGTGATGGGCCCCGGGGTCGCTCAGGAGTGCGTCGAGACCAAGGACGGCCTGCACATCTGGGAGGACCACTTCTACCCGGAGGTCGTCGACCCGTTCACCGGCGAGGTCCTGCCGGACGGCGAGGAGGGTGAGCTGGTGTTCACCTCGCTCACCAAAGAGGCCATGCCGGTGATCCGCTACCGGACCCGGGACCTGACACGGCTCCTGCCCGGTACGGCCCGTACCTTCCGGCGGATGGAGAAGGTCACCGGACGCAGTGACGACATGGTGATCCTGCGCGGGGTGAACCTCTTCCCCACCCAGATCGAGGAGATCGTGCTGCGGACTCCGGGGGTGGCCCCGCACTTCCAGCTGAGGCTGACCCGGGAGGGACGGCTCGACGCGCTGACCGTCCGGGCGGAGGCGCGGGCCGGTGCGACGACGACCGAGCGCGAGGCCGCCGCCCTGTCCATCGCGGCAGCGGTCAAGGACGGGGTCGGGGTGAGCGTCGGGGTCGAGATCGTCGACCCGGAGACACTGGAGCGGTCGGTCGGGAAGATCAGGAGGATCGTCGACCTGCGGAAGGACGGCTGA
- a CDS encoding class F sortase produces the protein MDTGRTTSTSAQPFPAVRHLVWALVAGTALVISGTREGRPPPQPPAEAAAPVTPTGPTARPVEPARALAYLARGRPVPGPPAYVSRSSAAPAPLWLPPVRPAPLRPLPTGPAPAGPRADGSAGSALASPVPGRSAAAPHPTVRPLAPSTPLRLRIPALKVDAPMTKLALNAAGALEPPPDNNPVLAGWYAGGTVPGAVGTAVTAGHVDTRLGPGVFHRLGAVRKGATVEIVRADGRTAVFTVYAVEVYGKKAFPDRKVYGPSPRPELRVITCGGDYDRKTGYQDNVVVFAAMTAAR, from the coding sequence ATGGACACCGGGCGCACGACCAGCACGTCGGCCCAGCCGTTCCCGGCGGTCAGACACCTCGTCTGGGCGCTGGTCGCCGGCACGGCACTGGTGATCAGCGGAACGCGTGAGGGACGGCCGCCCCCGCAACCGCCCGCCGAGGCCGCCGCTCCCGTAACCCCGACAGGGCCCACCGCCCGCCCCGTGGAGCCCGCGCGTGCGCTCGCCTACCTGGCCCGTGGACGTCCGGTGCCCGGGCCCCCCGCCTACGTCAGCCGGTCCTCCGCGGCACCGGCACCCCTGTGGCTGCCACCGGTCCGTCCGGCTCCTCTGCGCCCCCTGCCGACGGGCCCGGCACCGGCCGGCCCTCGTGCGGACGGATCGGCCGGCAGCGCCCTCGCGAGTCCGGTACCCGGCCGCAGCGCCGCGGCCCCGCACCCCACCGTGCGTCCGCTCGCGCCCTCCACCCCACTCCGGCTGCGGATCCCTGCGCTCAAGGTGGACGCACCGATGACGAAGCTCGCCCTGAACGCGGCCGGGGCCCTGGAGCCGCCCCCCGACAACAACCCCGTACTCGCCGGCTGGTACGCCGGAGGGACGGTCCCCGGCGCGGTGGGCACCGCCGTCACGGCCGGGCACGTGGACACCCGCCTCGGCCCCGGTGTCTTCCACCGGCTGGGGGCCGTGCGCAAGGGCGCCACCGTCGAGATCGTCCGGGCTGACGGGCGCACCGCCGTGTTCACGGTCTACGCCGTCGAGGTCTACGGCAAGAAGGCATTTCCGGACCGAAAGGTCTACGGCCCCTCGCCCCGTCCCGAACTCCGGGTGATCACCTGCGGGGGCGACTACGACAGGAAGACGGGATATCAGGACAACGTCGTGGTCTTCGCCGCCATGACCGCCGCTCGCTGA
- a CDS encoding beta-ketoacyl-[acyl-carrier-protein] synthase family protein: MTRRRVAVTGVGVVAPGGIGVPAFWDLLANGRTATRGITLFDPAQFRSRIAAECDFDPVAHGLDSDLIARSDRYIQFALVAAREALGDAGLDLEKEDPWRIGVSLGTAVGGTTRLEHDYVAVSGSGARWDVDHRPAGAHLERAFAPSTLASAVAEEVGAHGPVQTVSTGCTSGLDAIGYAFHSVEEGRVDVCVAGASDTPITPITVACFDAIKATSANNDDPEHASRPFDARRDGFVMGEGGAVLILEELEHARARGATVYCEISGYATFGNAYHMTGLTSEGLEMAEAINTALAHARIDGSQVDYVNAHGSGTKQNDRHETAAVKRALGAHAYKVPMSSIKSMVGHSLGAIGAIEIAACVLALEHQTVPPTANYETADPECDLDYVPRTARPLKLRSVLSVGSGFGGFQSAVAMTRSGGRTP, from the coding sequence GTGACCCGGCGCCGTGTGGCCGTGACGGGGGTCGGCGTCGTCGCCCCCGGTGGCATCGGAGTCCCCGCGTTCTGGGACCTGCTCGCCAACGGCCGTACCGCCACACGCGGCATCACACTCTTCGACCCGGCCCAGTTCCGTTCGCGCATCGCCGCGGAGTGCGACTTCGATCCCGTCGCCCACGGCCTGGACTCCGACCTGATCGCCCGCTCGGACCGCTACATCCAGTTCGCCCTCGTGGCGGCCAGGGAGGCGCTGGGCGACGCCGGCCTCGATCTCGAGAAGGAGGACCCCTGGCGCATCGGGGTCTCCCTCGGGACCGCGGTCGGCGGCACCACCCGCCTGGAGCACGACTACGTCGCCGTCAGCGGGAGCGGTGCGCGCTGGGACGTCGACCACCGGCCGGCGGGCGCCCACCTGGAGCGGGCGTTCGCTCCCAGTACCCTCGCCTCAGCGGTCGCGGAGGAGGTCGGAGCGCACGGCCCCGTGCAGACGGTCTCGACCGGCTGCACCTCCGGCCTCGACGCGATCGGCTACGCCTTCCACTCCGTCGAGGAGGGCCGGGTGGACGTCTGTGTCGCCGGGGCTTCCGACACGCCGATCACCCCGATCACGGTGGCCTGCTTCGACGCGATCAAGGCGACCTCGGCGAACAACGACGACCCGGAGCACGCCTCCAGGCCGTTCGACGCCCGCCGGGACGGCTTCGTCATGGGTGAGGGCGGCGCCGTCCTCATCCTCGAGGAGCTGGAGCACGCCCGCGCACGCGGGGCGACCGTCTACTGCGAGATATCGGGCTACGCCACCTTCGGCAACGCCTACCACATGACCGGGCTGACCAGCGAAGGACTGGAGATGGCCGAGGCCATCAACACCGCCCTCGCACACGCCCGGATCGACGGATCGCAGGTCGACTACGTCAACGCGCACGGCTCGGGCACCAAGCAGAACGACCGGCACGAGACGGCGGCGGTGAAGCGGGCCCTGGGCGCACACGCCTACAAGGTGCCGATGAGCTCGATCAAGTCGATGGTCGGCCACTCGCTGGGCGCCATCGGAGCGATCGAGATCGCCGCCTGCGTCCTGGCCCTCGAGCACCAGACGGTGCCCCCGACGGCCAACTACGAGACCGCCGACCCCGAGTGCGATCTCGACTACGTACCGCGCACCGCACGGCCCCTCAAGCTGCGCAGCGTGCTCTCGGTCGGCAGCGGCTTCGGCGGGTTCCAGTCCGCCGTCGCCATGACCCGATCAGGCGGGAGGACCCCATGA